The genome window TGGGGCCACCGTCCATCCCTATTGGAATTATGCCGCGGTGTTTGTGGCGGTGAACCAGATCCAGTCTGCATTCACCGGCTGGTGTCCGATGATGGCCTTCTTACGTTGGCTGGGTGTGCAGGAATAATTCATATGCGGGTCGTTGGGATGGATGTCGTGACTAGAGAGGGAGAGAATCTGCTCATGTACCGGCTCGTGCTTGCCGTCATGATGGTTGTTTCGATCACAGCCTGTAACTCTCGGGAGGAGCCGGTCCAACCGGCGCGGACTCCCACAGTTTCTGCACCGATCCAGGCCGCGGTGACAGAGGTGCAGACGGTTCAAGTTCCGCTACGTGTCGAAGTCACGGGGCAGATCACAGCGCTGGTACAGGCGACGTTGTCGAGCCAAGTCCAATCCACGGTGGACAAGCTCTTGGTTCGAGAGGGCATGATCGTAAAGAAGGGCCAGACGTTGGTGGTCCTCGACAGCCGTGACCTTCGTGAGGAACTCGCCCGGGCGCAAGCAGAGTCTGAGAATGCTCGCGCGCATCTCGATCGCATGAAGCAACTCTATGGTGAGGATGCAGTCTCGAAGCAGGAGAAGGAGAACGCCGATCGCACGTTCAAAGTGGCCGAGGCCAGCCGGCGGGCTGCTCTCACGAAGGTGAGCTACACCATCGTCACGGCGCCGTTCGACGGGGTCATCACGGAAAAGAAGATCGAGGCCGGCGAGATTGCCTCCCCAGGACAGCCGCTCCTGAAAATGGAAGACCCGCAGCGATTACGTCTGGAAGCGACCGTGGCAGAAGGAGACCTTCAGGCGCTCTCGCGTGGCGCGACGATCCCGGTCATGATCGATGCGCTCGGTTCTAAGACGTTGCCCGGCACGGTGGCGCAGATCCTTCCAGCGGGAGACGCAGCGACCCATACGTTCCTCGTCAAGGTGGAGCTGCCTCCGACGCCCGGGCTGAAGACCGGCATGTTCGGGCGCATGCTGGTGGATAAGGGAACCGGCCAGACGCTGGTTGTTCCGAGGGCTGCAGTCATAGAGCGAGGCGAGCTTACGGGCCTCTATATCGTCGGGCCCGATTCGTTGGCCCGCCTACGTTGGGTCAAGCTGGGCCGCACGGTGGGCGAGTCGATCGAGATCCTGTCCGGGGTCACAGCCGGAGAACGGCTGCTTGCGGACGCCAGTACTGGCATTGAGGGGGCTCGGATCGAAGCCGTGACGCGGTAACAGGCTTCCCCGCTCGCAGTGAGCAGAGATAGGGCGACAGGAAGGCCGCTTCCCTCGTCATCGTTCACGCATCACGAGTCATCATGTCCACCCACGTCGGTCTCTCAGGACGTCTCGCCGGTCTGTTCATCGGGAGCAAGCTCACGCCTCTGATCTTATTAGGGGCGCTGTTGCTCGGGGTGTTCGCCGTTGTCGTCACACCGCGAGAGGAAGAACCGCAAATCGTCGTGCCGATGGCCGACGTCTTCCTGTCATTTCCCGGCGCGTCAGCAAAGGTCGTCGAAGAACAACTCACCAAACCCTTCGAGCGCAAGATCTCCGAGATTCGCGGAGTCGAATATGTCTATTCGATCTCCCGGCCCAGCGGTGTTCTGATCATTGTGCGGTTCTACGTCGGTGAACCGATGGAGCAGAGTCTCGTCGACCTCTACGACAAGCTCATGTCCAACCAGGATCTGTTTCCGCCGGGCGCCGGGACCTTCCTCGTGAAGCCGCGGGACATCAACGATGTGCCGATTGTCACAGTAACCCTCTCCAGCAACCGCTACGGCGATGCTCAGCTCCAGCAACTGGCGGAGCATGTGCTCGAACACGTGAAGAAGGTGCCTGGGACGGCCGGAGGATTCTTTGTCGGCGGACGCCCGCGTGAACTGCGTATTCAGATCGACCCGGCCCGCATGCGTGCCTATGGGGTGACGCCGCTCGACATGGCCGGAGTAATCAGGGGCGAGAATCTGGCGCTGCCTGCCGGCCGTTTCCAAAGTCAAAACCAAGAGTATGTGCTGGAAACCGGCCGCTTTATTCGTTCGCGCGAAGATCTCGAAGCGCTGGTGGTCGGCGTTCGCGATGGCAGGCCGATCTATCTCCGTCAGGTCGCAGACGTGATCGATGGTCCTTCCGACGTCACGCGATACGTCTGGTTCGGCCTGGGCGCCGGTGGGGATCGTGAAACGGGCCGCACGAGCGACGCTTCACGAGATACGCTTCACGAGTCCCCTGCCGTGACCGTGGCAGTCGCCAAGCAGCGGGGCATGAACGCCGTCACCGTCACCCGCGAGGTGCTCCGTACCGTCGATGAGTTGAAAGGCACGATCATCCCGTCAGACGTGCGCGTCACGGTCACGCGCGATTACGGGGAGACGGCCGATGACAAGGCGAACGAATTGCTGTGGCATCTGCTGATCGCGGTGGCGGCGGTGGTGCTGTTTCTCGGGCTGACCCTGGGCGTGCGGCCGGCGATGGTCGTCTCGCTGGCCATTCCCGTGACGCTCTCCCTCACGCTCTTTACCTCCATGCTGATCGGCTACACGATCAACCGGGTCACACTCTTCGCCCTGATCTTTTCGATCGGCATCCTGGTCGATGACGCCATCGTCGTGGTGGAGAACACCTATCGGCATCTGACTATGCGTCGTCTTCCCCATCGCGAAGCCTCCATTTATGCCGTGGACGAAGTGGGGAATCCCACGATCCTGGCCACCTTCACCGTGATCGCGGCCCTCCTGCCCATGGCCTTTATCTCAGGCCTGATGGGCCCCTATATGAGGCCGATACCGGTGAACGCGTCGATCGCCATGTTCTTTTCGTTGCTGGTCGCCTTCATCGTCATTCCCTGGTTTTGTCAGACCTGCTATCGCGCAGGTGTGGTGATGAAGGGCGTGGAGCAAGACGATGTGACAGACGGCTGGACATACCGGTTCTATCAGCGAGTCCTCACGCCGCTGCTCCGCCACCCATGGCTAGCCTATGGGTTTCTGGCCTTGGTCGGCTTGCTGCTCGTCGCATCGGTGGCGCTGTTCTATACGAGGAGCGTGACGGTCAAAATGCTGCCCTTCGATAACAAGAGCGAATTGCAGGTTGTTGTCGACATGCCGGAAGGGACCACGTTGGAAGAAACGGCGCGAGTCACGAAGGCCGTGACCCAATATGTGCGCACGATTCCAGAAGTCCGCGATTATCAGGCCTATGTCGGGACGGCCTCGCCGTTCAATTTTAACGGCCTGGTCCGGCATTACTTTCTCCGGGAGGGGAGCCATCAAGCCGATATTCAGATGAATCTGTTGCCCAAGGATCAGCGGTCGGCGCAGAGCCATGAGATCGCCCGGCTGGTGCGGCCGGCCGTGCAGGAGATCGGCCGTCAGTTTGGCGCGAACGTGAAGGTAGTGGAAGTGCCACCGGGGCCTCCCGTGCAATCGGTGCTGGTGGCGGAAGTCTATGGACCGGACTACGATCGGCAACGGGCTGTGGCTAAGGAACTTCGAGCCATGTTCGAGGCGACCCCCGGGGTGGTGGATGTGGACGATTTCATGGAGCACGATCAGATCAAATATGTCTTTACCGTCGATCATGCGAAGGCGGCGCTGGCGGGGGTTCCGTCCGACGATATCGTGAGGACGTTGCGTATGGCGCTTGGCGGGGACAAGATCGGCCTGGTGCATATTCCCAAAGAGAAAAGTCCGGTTCAGATCGTCATGCGGCTGCCGCAGGCGGAGCGGACCGGATTGGAGCATTTCGGCGAAATTGCCGTGCGGCGGCCGACCGGTGAAATGGTGCAGTTGTCGGAACTCTTGCGGTTGGAACAGACGATCGAAGAGAAGGCCATTTACCACAAGAACCAGAAGCCGGTGGTCTATGTCGTCGGCGACGTCGGAGGGCCCGGTGCGGAGAAAGCGGAGAGTCCTGTGTACGGGGTGCTCGGGATCGGTGACCGGCTGAAATCCTATCGCCCGCCGGAAGGTTATGAGATCGAACAGCACTACGCAAAGGCACCCTGGTCCGAGAGCCGTGTGGCGGTGAAGTGGGACGGGGAATGGCAGATCACCTACGAGACCTTCCGGGACATGGGGATTGCGTTTGCCATCGCCATGTTGCTGATCTATCTCTTGATCGTCGGCGAGTTCCAGTCGTTTCTCACGCCGTTCATCATCATGGCGCCCATTCCCCTGACGTTGATCGGCATCGTGCCGGGACATTGGATGACCGGCTCATATTTTACCGCCACGTCGATGATCGGGTTCATCGCCCTGGCGGGTATCATCGTGCGCAATTCAATTTTATTGGTGGACTTCATCGAGTTGCAACGACGGGAGGGCTGGCCGTTGCAGGAAGCGGTGATCCGGGCCGGAGCCATCCGCACGCGCCCGATTCTCTTGACCGCGGCGGCGCTGATGGTCGGGGCCTTCGTCATCATTCTCGATCCGATCTTTCAGGGACTTGCGGTCTCGCTGCTCTTCGGAGTCGGCGCCTCGACCCTGCTGACATTGGTCGTGATCCCGGTTCTCTATGTCAGTCTGATGAAATGGTCCCGCCCTCAGGGGCCGACAGAAGAGGCAGGTCAGAAGCAGGCGGCTACCGAGTCGTCGGGAGTGAACTGAGGTTTAAGGAGGGATGGTTATGTCTCGATATGCCACTGTTGTCGGTTTCGTCGGCTTGATGCTGTTGGCCGGTCTTGTCTGCCGTGTGGAACCGGTGCAGAGCGCAGAGGGACCAGAGGCCGGCAGCAAGATCCATCGCGTGGTCATGCACCTGAATAGCGGAGAGGAGAAGGTGCAGAAGGGAGCGCTCAACAACATCAAGAATCTCTATGAGGCATTGGGCGCCGAACGAGTGATGGTGGAACTCGTCGCCCATGGAGCTGGACTGTCGTTGTTCACGAAACAGGATACGAAGCTGGCCGAAGAGCTGGCGAGGCTGAAGACCTCCTATGGGGTCTCGTATACTGCCTGTTCAAACACGATGAAGGCTCAAGGGCTTACGAGGGCCGATTTGATCGATCAGGTGGATCGCACCATGCCGGCCGTGGTGCGCCTGATGGAATTGCAGGAGCAGGGGTGGGCGTACATCAAACCGTAACGAAGAGCTGATGGCCTATAGCTGATAGCAGGAACTGGGAGGAATCATGGATGTGAAGCCGAAAGTCTATCTGTATCACACGGCAGTGAAATGGACGGAGCAGCGCAAGGGAGTCATCTCCTGCGCCGGTAAACCGGATATTCAAGTTGCGACGCCGCCGGAGTTCAAAGGGCACGACGGCATCTGGTCGCCGGAGGATCTATTCGTCGCCTCCGCCAATATCTGTTTGATGACGACGTTCCTGTCGGTGGCGGAGCGAGCCGGTCTGGTCTTTACCTCCTACGAGAGTCAGGCTGAAGGAAAGCTGGAATTGGTCGAGGGGAAGTTTCAGTTCACGACCATCACGTTGAAGCCGACCATCACGCTCCCGGCGAATGCCGATGCGGCCAAGGCGAAGGAGCTGATCGAGAAAGCCGAAGCGAACTGCCTGATTTCCAACTCGATGAAGGCCAACGTCAGCTTGGAAGCGACGATCCGATAGCAGGATGCGGGAAATGGCGGATGCTGAAAACGCCCGCCAGCTTCGTTCTCACCTCGAAAGCATCCTCAACGTAGCCCAGAGGCTACGCCTCCGGTGCTTTCATCGGCTGCGGCCTTGCTGGACGAACGTTTTGAGCATCCTACCGGGAAGGTTCTCCTGTTGTCTCACAGATGTCGACCATCGACGTTCTGCTGAGCCGAAATGGTTTTTCCGCAGCCTGCTGGAGTGAGGCAACCCGCGAATCTTACACTGACCATGCTATACTGATTGTATGTTGAAACGCTCACTGACCAAGACCAATCCCTACCTCCTTGATCCTGCCAAGCGCCGTGCGATGTTTCAGATGACCGTGTCTACCTCTACGGATATCGAGGGAGTGAAGCTCACTCCCGCCGATTTGCGCTCTAACCCAAACACCTCGGAACGTCTCACCTCTTCTCGTGCACCTGTAAAGTCCTCTCGATCACCGCGGTAAATAGTGTGGTCATGGGATCGTAATTGCGATCTAGTCCCGCCTGCACCGCAGCAAAATACTGGCGCCGTTTCCTGCCAGATAACTTGTCGAACACAAGAGCGGGCAACCCCGCCTGTAGCCCCATAAGCACAGCGAGAATTCGAGCGGCTCTCCCGTTCCCTTCCCGGAATGGATGGATGAGGGGATAGAGGCTGATGATCTTCTGTGCTCGCGCAACGCGCGGTCGCGGACTACCCTCGTTGGACGCGCGCAATGGAAGATCAATCAGCCCCCATCCCCTGAGAAATGACGAGCGAGTTTGGAGTGATCATCTGTAGCCTCGTTCGACGTGTGCATTCGAAGATCGGCCAGGCTATTATTGAGACATAAGTCGTAATGGAGCGGACGTGGGTAGTGGGGATTCTGCTAGGCCAGACTGAGAAGAAGAGGTATAGGCGCTGATTGCCAGTACGCTCGCGACATTGCAGTAAGGTTGAACGGACCTGTCGCCGATGAATTCATTGCAAGCGCGAAAAATAGAATAACTAGTTTCTCTCTTGCCGAAAGAGAAGCACAAGGACTTTTCAAGTCGGAAAGGAGAAAGGTGTCTGGAGCCATTCACGCCACCATGAGGAACAGGTGGCCGACCGATCCGACAACTTCAGCCCGCATGAAGCGGGTACGGCAAATAGCGACTGGCCCTGAACAAAGAGTTCAGGCTGTGATTCGAACACTTGGGGTGCGGTTTTCCAACTCGCTTAGGTCTCTTGATGGAAGCCCTGACTTCTGCAGCAAAAAGCATCGCTGGGCTGTTTTTGTGCATGGATGTTTCTGGCATGGCCATGCATACTGTCGATACGCCACGGTGCCACAAAGAAATCGTACTTCTTGGTTGGCGAAAATCAAAGGAAACAAGGCTCGGGATCGTCGAGTCACAAATACTCTGCGAAAAAGCGGGTATGCGGTTTATGTGATCTGGGAGTGCCAGACACACGACCCTAACCGACTTCGCCGTCGGCTGGTTGCATTCTTTACAAGACAGACTCACTGTACTCTTCGCAATTTGGAAGTAATTTCCAAATCAAAATCTGGCACCTTGACACAGCGAAGACTTTGAGTATCATGCATTCACCAAGGCCTATTAATTGGTTGACATAACTTCCATGCGTGAAAATATTTTCGACATGCGATCACGAAGGTTGGAGCTCGGACTTCCACAGCGCGAGGTCGCACTGCGTGCCTGCGTCCGAGAGACGCAACTCAGAAAATGGGAACGTGGGCTCGAGTTGCCGGATTCTGAGTCAGCAAAAAGATTGGGAAAGGTTCTTAAGATCAGCCCGTATAAGCTTCTCAGTGCACAGGAGATCCACGCTGAATTTGCTACCCCAGGTGAGGGATACACAACTGCTGAGGCTGGCAAAGGTGAAGTTACTCGTCGTAAGTCGGTTCCTCCCAGTGGGATTAGACGAGTCTTGGATGTTTTTTGTGGGGCCGGTGGTCTTTCATATGGATTTGAACGGTCAGAAGGGTTCATCACCACATGTGGAATAGATCTGCTCCCTGACCGTATCAAGACATTTATGGCCAACCATCACTATGCAACTGGTATTGCCGGAGATTTGCGTGCATATTCTCTTCACGAGATACACAAGCTAACAGGGCATGTTGACGTTGTTGTGGGTGGACCGCCCTGCCAAGGATTCTCATCGATTCGCCCCTTCCGAAATCTGACAGAGGGCGATCCTCGGAATTCATTAGTCGAGCATTATGTATTGGTCATCAATCACTTGCGTCCAGAGTGGTTCGTTTTTGAGAACGTTGTTGGAATACTAACCCATGAAAACGGCTCACGGCTTCGCGCCGTCCTTGAAGGCTTCCGTAGCGCGGGCTACTCAGTTGAATGGCGTGTGGTTAACGCGGCTTTGTATGGTGTCGCACAACATCGCGAGCGTGTTGTAATTGTTGGAAATCGAAGAGGGGTGCCATTTTTATGGCCAAATCCTTCTCACCGCGCTGAACATAAAAGCATGGCTGGATCGCGGCCAGAAGTTATTCGAACTGAGGGCCCTCTCTTCTGTCCCGACCTCCCGCCCGCGGTCACTCTGATGGAGGCCATCGATGATCTGCCGCCAATACCTGCTGGTGGGGAGGCCTCAGGGTATATTGGGCCGACTCGGACTGAGTATCAGCGAAAACTGAGAGCCGGATCAAACCTCCTTACTTTGCACAGGGCAACCAATCACTCAGCAAAGATGCTCGAAATAATACGTCACGCAGGAAGCAACATTTCTGCTCTGCCGCAGGGTATGGTCAAAAGCGGTTTCAGTTCATGCTACAGCCGACTCAATCCTGATAGGCCAAGCACAACTTTAACGGTTAATTTCGTGCATCCTGCATCAAACCGCTGCATCCATCCATATCAGGATCGTGCTCTTACGCCTCGCGAGGGTGCCCGCATTCAGAGCTTCCCAGACAGTTATCAGTTTCACGGCACAACAGCACAAGTCGTAAAGCAGATTGGGAATGCCGTCCCGCCCATTTTGGGGCAACGAATTGCTGAAGCTATTATTAGTAGCGAGGAAAATGTGAAAAATGGTCGACCTAAGAAATCCCGAGATGCTTGGCAGCCTCAGGTTGAATCTGCCTTTTAGGTAGGCCGTGAGAAAAGCGAAGTAGTTTTTTTATATGTACCACCTTTTGGAGAAAGTGGACAGCGATCAAGGTCGCAGTACACAATTCCAAGAGCGTTCATGCCTTCGGCATTGATTACCGCGGTCTTCCCGCTATCGCCTTCTGTGTTACTGAAGTTAAAGTGAGACTTCTTCAGAGAGCCAACGCGAACTTCCCAAATCCAAGGTACTTTTCCCCTGTTGCTCTTTCCTCTATGGTGGTTTCCTTCAGCATCACCTAACACGTATCTAAGCGTTAGGTGGGGGCCTGGCTTAATAAGGTGGCCTTTTGGCTTGTTATTTTCTAGCGCCACTTTGATCTCAATGTTTTTGCATCCTGCACCTTGGCCGAGCAAGTCAGGGTATGTATGAGGCGCGTTCGCAGCAAAACGACCTTCAGAAGCTCTAACAATTCCACCGCGATAAAGGTTTCCGATGATTGCTGAAAGATTTGCTAGTTCGACCAGCTCGGATAAGCGTTCGCCTCCAGCCTCTATGAGTTTCTCATCGATGGAATCAAGAATCTCATAAACGTAGGTGACTGCCTTCCCGATCATGTCTACGGATAGTCCGCATACATCGAGTGAATTCTCGTGGCGAAGATATCTTGTGTTACAGGATCGCATTTTTCGATTCCGATTAAGCCTCAATGATCCGCGAAAAAATCACTGGGGTGTATCCGTAAAGCCAAGGAGAGCTTGAGAATGTTCAGAACTCCAACGTTTCGTTCGCCTCGTTCGATGCCGCCAACATACGTTCGGTGAAGCCCAGAGCGTTCTGCCAATGCTTCCTGGGATAGGCCTGACGCTTGCCGAAGCTCTCGAACTCGCATTCCGAAGCGTTTGAGGTCTCGGTTCATGGTTGCAATATCAATAGATGATGACGATACGTCTACAGACTATGAGTATCTATGTTTAGAGGATTTTGTAAGGGATAGGGTTAGGCACGAGTATGGATTTATTGAGACGCCCGACCTACGGTCTGCACGCGGTTGCCTGGAGCAAGAAGGGGGTGGAACAAGAAGGGGGACAGGCACCGCTCTGAAGCGGAGCCAGTCCCAGCTCACGACTGTCGAAAGATGAGCCGATTGACGAATGGTATCTACTCAGGTGTTCAGGCGGAAGACTAAAAGCCTTCGGCCTATCTACCTGAGTCGTTACGACGAATGACCGCTGACGTTTGACGTTCTCCTGGCTGTAGCATCTTGCGACAGTGATCAGATTCCCAACGGGGTCTTTCTCGACACTTGCGGCGCTCAGCCCTCGCCATCTTTCCTTCTTCTCTCTTAACTCATTGTTTGTTTGCATGTTTACTCAGCACACTTGGCCACGCTTGCCTGGCATCTCGCTCGCAATGATATTCAAC of Nitrospirota bacterium contains these proteins:
- a CDS encoding helix-turn-helix transcriptional regulator — encoded protein: MNRDLKRFGMRVRELRQASGLSQEALAERSGLHRTYVGGIERGERNVGVLNILKLSLALRIHPSDFFADH
- a CDS encoding Fic family protein; this encodes MRASNEGSPRPRVARAQKIISLYPLIHPFREGNGRAARILAVLMGLQAGLPALVFDKLSGRKRRQYFAAVQAGLDRNYDPMTTLFTAVIERTLQVHEKR
- the vsr gene encoding DNA mismatch endonuclease Vsr; translated protein: MRNRWPTDPTTSARMKRVRQIATGPEQRVQAVIRTLGVRFSNSLRSLDGSPDFCSKKHRWAVFVHGCFWHGHAYCRYATVPQRNRTSWLAKIKGNKARDRRVTNTLRKSGYAVYVIWECQTHDPNRLRRRLVAFFTRQTHCTLRNLEVISKSKSGTLTQRRL
- a CDS encoding DsrE family protein, translating into MSRYATVVGFVGLMLLAGLVCRVEPVQSAEGPEAGSKIHRVVMHLNSGEEKVQKGALNNIKNLYEALGAERVMVELVAHGAGLSLFTKQDTKLAEELARLKTSYGVSYTACSNTMKAQGLTRADLIDQVDRTMPAVVRLMELQEQGWAYIKP
- a CDS encoding efflux RND transporter permease subunit → MSTHVGLSGRLAGLFIGSKLTPLILLGALLLGVFAVVVTPREEEPQIVVPMADVFLSFPGASAKVVEEQLTKPFERKISEIRGVEYVYSISRPSGVLIIVRFYVGEPMEQSLVDLYDKLMSNQDLFPPGAGTFLVKPRDINDVPIVTVTLSSNRYGDAQLQQLAEHVLEHVKKVPGTAGGFFVGGRPRELRIQIDPARMRAYGVTPLDMAGVIRGENLALPAGRFQSQNQEYVLETGRFIRSREDLEALVVGVRDGRPIYLRQVADVIDGPSDVTRYVWFGLGAGGDRETGRTSDASRDTLHESPAVTVAVAKQRGMNAVTVTREVLRTVDELKGTIIPSDVRVTVTRDYGETADDKANELLWHLLIAVAAVVLFLGLTLGVRPAMVVSLAIPVTLSLTLFTSMLIGYTINRVTLFALIFSIGILVDDAIVVVENTYRHLTMRRLPHREASIYAVDEVGNPTILATFTVIAALLPMAFISGLMGPYMRPIPVNASIAMFFSLLVAFIVIPWFCQTCYRAGVVMKGVEQDDVTDGWTYRFYQRVLTPLLRHPWLAYGFLALVGLLLVASVALFYTRSVTVKMLPFDNKSELQVVVDMPEGTTLEETARVTKAVTQYVRTIPEVRDYQAYVGTASPFNFNGLVRHYFLREGSHQADIQMNLLPKDQRSAQSHEIARLVRPAVQEIGRQFGANVKVVEVPPGPPVQSVLVAEVYGPDYDRQRAVAKELRAMFEATPGVVDVDDFMEHDQIKYVFTVDHAKAALAGVPSDDIVRTLRMALGGDKIGLVHIPKEKSPVQIVMRLPQAERTGLEHFGEIAVRRPTGEMVQLSELLRLEQTIEEKAIYHKNQKPVVYVVGDVGGPGAEKAESPVYGVLGIGDRLKSYRPPEGYEIEQHYAKAPWSESRVAVKWDGEWQITYETFRDMGIAFAIAMLLIYLLIVGEFQSFLTPFIIMAPIPLTLIGIVPGHWMTGSYFTATSMIGFIALAGIIVRNSILLVDFIELQRREGWPLQEAVIRAGAIRTRPILLTAAALMVGAFVIILDPIFQGLAVSLLFGVGASTLLTLVVIPVLYVSLMKWSRPQGPTEEAGQKQAATESSGVN
- a CDS encoding OsmC family protein; this encodes MDVKPKVYLYHTAVKWTEQRKGVISCAGKPDIQVATPPEFKGHDGIWSPEDLFVASANICLMTTFLSVAERAGLVFTSYESQAEGKLELVEGKFQFTTITLKPTITLPANADAAKAKELIEKAEANCLISNSMKANVSLEATIR
- the dcm gene encoding DNA (cytosine-5-)-methyltransferase: MRENIFDMRSRRLELGLPQREVALRACVRETQLRKWERGLELPDSESAKRLGKVLKISPYKLLSAQEIHAEFATPGEGYTTAEAGKGEVTRRKSVPPSGIRRVLDVFCGAGGLSYGFERSEGFITTCGIDLLPDRIKTFMANHHYATGIAGDLRAYSLHEIHKLTGHVDVVVGGPPCQGFSSIRPFRNLTEGDPRNSLVEHYVLVINHLRPEWFVFENVVGILTHENGSRLRAVLEGFRSAGYSVEWRVVNAALYGVAQHRERVVIVGNRRGVPFLWPNPSHRAEHKSMAGSRPEVIRTEGPLFCPDLPPAVTLMEAIDDLPPIPAGGEASGYIGPTRTEYQRKLRAGSNLLTLHRATNHSAKMLEIIRHAGSNISALPQGMVKSGFSSCYSRLNPDRPSTTLTVNFVHPASNRCIHPYQDRALTPREGARIQSFPDSYQFHGTTAQVVKQIGNAVPPILGQRIAEAIISSEENVKNGRPKKSRDAWQPQVESAF
- a CDS encoding efflux RND transporter periplasmic adaptor subunit, encoding MRVVGMDVVTREGENLLMYRLVLAVMMVVSITACNSREEPVQPARTPTVSAPIQAAVTEVQTVQVPLRVEVTGQITALVQATLSSQVQSTVDKLLVREGMIVKKGQTLVVLDSRDLREELARAQAESENARAHLDRMKQLYGEDAVSKQEKENADRTFKVAEASRRAALTKVSYTIVTAPFDGVITEKKIEAGEIASPGQPLLKMEDPQRLRLEATVAEGDLQALSRGATIPVMIDALGSKTLPGTVAQILPAGDAATHTFLVKVELPPTPGLKTGMFGRMLVDKGTGQTLVVPRAAVIERGELTGLYIVGPDSLARLRWVKLGRTVGESIEILSGVTAGERLLADASTGIEGARIEAVTR
- a CDS encoding DUF2892 domain-containing protein, translating into MKLNEWLRLIAGLFVLLAIVLGATVHPYWNYAAVFVAVNQIQSAFTGWCPMMAFLRWLGVQE